From Algoriphagus sp. NG3, the proteins below share one genomic window:
- a CDS encoding HEAT repeat domain-containing protein — MNYKNAVALVFLFFLLIKTAKVYSQKEVTFADSTSFAEFLTNQGEIPGLKFRLSNPGIDNSVGNSSENTSSYVTFTDFSAVLRGVDSLMLSDAKSPQIEFFIYNDPASFEATLEYVSNLIGSGDLQIERVDEPTGKDLISLASKVHYSPMFKGVRAYFSDFKIFVVTVTILLFFAVALGMIVFMIIYKTRRNRKEALLIIYDEQVVSPLSEILFDKSLEELVSISDEELNESFPAKLRKKPIYNQVLIERIIALNKKMKGDFKLKLKALYKRLALDKVTMSKLSSKQWDTVVTGLVEINEMDLNETLREVKKHVNSPNFYIRSQAVTTILNLSNSVDLSFLRDQTFPLSRWQQMNYLRIIKYLQSTRTLQINTLFDSTNQSIRLFGYKLVRVLGLVELLTELDEKFGSVSDEEKIEILKTFEYLGVPAQNELVNSSLKSENNQLVIAAAKAAGSIGDESSVEIISGLLAEEVGFRLKMTLLKSLHSLDATRYGQYIQESSSSETYRINQHISDPLLLDV; from the coding sequence ATGAACTATAAAAACGCAGTTGCACTTGTGTTTTTGTTTTTTTTGTTAATCAAAACAGCAAAGGTCTATAGTCAGAAAGAGGTAACCTTTGCTGATTCCACTTCATTTGCGGAATTTTTGACTAATCAAGGTGAAATTCCTGGTTTGAAGTTTAGATTGTCAAATCCGGGAATAGATAACAGTGTGGGTAATTCCAGTGAAAACACCTCGTCATATGTGACTTTTACGGACTTTTCAGCCGTCCTGAGGGGTGTGGATAGTCTTATGCTGTCAGATGCTAAGTCCCCTCAAATTGAATTTTTCATATACAATGATCCTGCTTCATTCGAGGCAACCCTGGAATATGTCTCAAACCTCATTGGAAGCGGGGATTTGCAGATAGAAAGAGTAGATGAACCGACTGGAAAGGACTTAATTTCATTAGCCAGTAAGGTGCACTATTCCCCTATGTTTAAAGGGGTCCGTGCATACTTTAGTGATTTTAAAATTTTTGTAGTGACGGTTACGATTTTACTGTTTTTTGCCGTGGCCTTAGGAATGATAGTTTTTATGATCATCTATAAAACAAGGAGAAATAGAAAGGAAGCCCTGTTAATAATCTATGACGAACAGGTTGTAAGCCCATTATCTGAGATTTTATTCGACAAAAGCCTCGAAGAACTGGTGTCTATAAGTGACGAGGAGCTGAACGAAAGTTTCCCTGCTAAGCTGCGGAAGAAGCCAATTTATAACCAAGTCCTGATAGAGAGAATTATCGCCTTGAACAAAAAAATGAAAGGGGACTTCAAACTTAAACTTAAAGCTCTTTACAAAAGACTGGCTCTGGATAAGGTCACAATGAGCAAACTCAGTAGTAAGCAGTGGGACACGGTAGTGACTGGTTTGGTGGAGATTAACGAAATGGATTTGAATGAAACACTGAGGGAGGTGAAAAAGCATGTCAATTCACCAAACTTTTATATCCGATCACAGGCAGTGACCACCATTCTTAATCTATCGAACAGTGTGGATCTGTCTTTTCTCCGGGATCAGACTTTTCCCCTTTCGAGATGGCAGCAAATGAACTATCTGCGGATCATTAAATACCTGCAATCCACGAGAACTCTACAGATCAATACCTTATTTGACTCAACAAATCAAAGCATCAGGCTCTTTGGATATAAATTAGTACGGGTATTGGGGTTGGTGGAGTTATTAACTGAACTGGACGAGAAATTCGGATCTGTATCTGACGAAGAAAAAATAGAAATCCTGAAAACCTTTGAATATCTGGGAGTTCCAGCCCAAAATGAGCTTGTAAACAGTAGTTTAAAGTCTGAAAACAATCAATTGGTAATCGCAGCGGCAAAGGCAGCCGGTTCTATCGGAGATGAAAGTTCAGTGGAAATAATTTCCGGGCTATTAGCAGAAGAGGTTGGATTTAGACTGAAAATGACTCTGCTTAAGAGTTTACACAGCCTGGATGCTACTCGCTACGGTCAGTACATCCAAGAATCCAGTTCCAGCGAAACCTATCGTATCAACCAACACATATCAGATCCCCTTTTGCTAGATGTATAG
- a CDS encoding DEAD/DEAH box helicase: protein MDFSSFKFETSLQEGLDAMGFEKPTPIQEMAIPVIMENKDLIACAQTGTGKTAAFILPILNKISKEGTTTLNTLILAPTRELAIQIDQQIQGFAYFLGISSIPIYGGGDGIVWEQQKKALETGAEIIVATPGRLIALLAGGKINLTTLEHLILDEADRMMDMGFSDDILKIVNYLPKNRQTVLFSATMPPKIRQFSMKFLNNPAEISIAIGKTAAGVTQSMYSVYDTQKEELVRNILSQKAYEAVIIFASTKDKVKSLYKVLKKQFEIEAFHSDLEQVEREKIMSAFKNKSVKILIGTDIISRGIDVVGIELVINYDTPSDPEDYVHRVGRTARADMEGEAITFVNPKDQYKFDNIEKLIGMKITQNPLPEGFEEGPTYTGKPQKGKSEFGSKNSGGKKSGFNKNKNAGSSGKRKPFPKRENSGTEAPVRTQDTPVAVTKPAEPKVAPSQSDKPSRFSNRKNVIDPD, encoded by the coding sequence TTGGACTTCTCATCATTTAAATTCGAAACCTCGCTTCAGGAAGGTCTGGACGCCATGGGTTTCGAAAAACCAACACCCATCCAGGAAATGGCCATACCGGTCATCATGGAAAACAAAGATCTTATCGCATGTGCCCAGACAGGTACAGGTAAGACTGCTGCATTTATACTTCCTATTCTCAATAAGATAAGCAAGGAAGGAACAACCACGTTAAATACGCTAATTCTGGCTCCTACACGTGAACTTGCTATTCAGATCGATCAACAAATCCAGGGCTTTGCCTATTTTCTGGGAATAAGCTCTATACCTATTTATGGTGGAGGTGACGGGATTGTCTGGGAGCAACAGAAAAAGGCATTGGAAACAGGTGCCGAGATTATCGTAGCTACACCGGGGCGTCTGATAGCGCTGCTGGCAGGAGGGAAAATCAACCTGACTACGTTAGAACACCTGATACTGGATGAAGCTGACCGTATGATGGATATGGGATTTTCGGATGACATCCTGAAAATCGTCAACTATCTACCGAAAAACCGGCAAACTGTTCTTTTCTCCGCTACCATGCCTCCTAAAATCCGGCAGTTTAGCATGAAATTCCTGAACAATCCTGCTGAAATATCCATAGCAATCGGGAAAACAGCCGCCGGAGTGACACAATCCATGTACTCTGTATATGATACACAGAAAGAGGAATTGGTCAGAAATATACTTTCTCAGAAAGCTTACGAAGCGGTGATCATTTTTGCCTCTACTAAAGATAAAGTAAAGTCACTTTACAAAGTATTAAAGAAGCAATTCGAAATTGAAGCATTCCACTCAGATCTGGAGCAGGTAGAGCGGGAGAAGATCATGTCCGCATTTAAAAATAAATCAGTCAAAATCCTGATAGGGACAGATATCATTTCCCGGGGCATAGATGTAGTAGGGATAGAATTGGTGATCAATTACGACACACCTTCCGATCCTGAAGATTATGTACACCGAGTGGGACGTACGGCGAGAGCTGATATGGAAGGTGAAGCCATCACTTTTGTTAACCCTAAGGATCAATATAAGTTTGACAACATAGAGAAGCTGATCGGGATGAAGATCACTCAAAACCCCTTGCCTGAAGGGTTTGAGGAAGGCCCAACATACACAGGAAAGCCTCAGAAAGGCAAGTCTGAATTTGGTTCAAAAAACAGCGGAGGAAAGAAATCAGGCTTCAATAAAAACAAGAATGCTGGCTCTAGTGGTAAGAGAAAACCTTTCCCTAAACGGGAAAATTCAGGAACTGAAGCTCCTGTTAGAACTCAAGATACGCCAGTGGCCGTAACTAAGCCTGCAGAACCTAAGGTAGCTCCCTCTCAGTCTGACAAACCAAGCAGATTTAGTAATAGAAAAAATGTTATCGACCCTGATTGA
- a CDS encoding DUF6909 family protein, which translates to MKRTRAHESRAAIERLYITMRHLFTRGSYKPMGVSGESLIDALRVLSPEIYGLVTDNEKIELDGLLYVMERLPRGIEECRFVRLISREGYETSKLEAIVPAKRKRNCYRLDEHIMYVEMTRGRSDIYDILTHLTFLYIESNKIYNNSTDPKGKISTNWLMLEEFVQKEAAGEEFEKEAASAYLSHLIGRTYEETVQAVDKFEKSSNSNSLFSIVYHMGKLAQEEATKNLDREISFSTTLRERIGHHVYGEMWARRIKVALDENDLLKRPIHIISANLHSVVNTVYGFQLLNLKDYQALENVVMDISVKAKNNKGTAIEKYAAQHGFINLPDESGTNIGAQIIDTALLEKDELIPGVKLPKEKEKRPVFVVMDYAFGEQAYECFDELLKPYNKEDKSIPLDVVSTSIMGKAGILYGGKGDLMIPNAHVFEGTADNYPFKNELKMSDFEGFGLGVYSGTMISVLGTSLQNKDILTYFMESSWNAVGLEMEGAHYQKAIQSASKIRRSIRSNVKVLYAYYASDNPLETGSTLASGALGMEGVRPTYLITYKILEKLFG; encoded by the coding sequence ATGAAAAGAACCAGAGCACACGAGTCAAGGGCCGCCATAGAGCGATTATACATTACGATGAGGCACCTTTTTACCAGAGGAAGCTACAAACCAATGGGGGTTTCGGGAGAAAGTCTGATAGATGCCTTGCGCGTTCTCAGTCCGGAGATTTACGGTCTGGTCACCGATAATGAAAAGATCGAGTTGGACGGCCTGCTTTATGTCATGGAACGTCTCCCTAGAGGAATAGAAGAGTGCCGGTTTGTCCGTCTGATCAGCCGTGAAGGCTATGAAACTTCCAAACTAGAAGCAATAGTCCCTGCCAAACGTAAGAGGAATTGTTATCGTCTGGATGAGCATATTATGTATGTAGAGATGACCCGGGGACGTTCTGATATCTATGATATCTTGACCCATCTTACATTTCTCTATATAGAGTCCAATAAAATCTACAACAACAGCACCGATCCCAAAGGCAAAATATCTACCAATTGGCTAATGCTGGAAGAATTCGTGCAGAAGGAAGCAGCAGGGGAGGAATTTGAAAAAGAAGCCGCCAGTGCTTATTTGAGTCATCTTATCGGCAGGACTTACGAGGAAACTGTTCAGGCAGTAGACAAATTTGAAAAGAGCAGCAACTCCAACAGCCTTTTTTCTATAGTTTACCACATGGGCAAATTAGCTCAGGAGGAAGCCACCAAAAATCTGGATCGTGAGATATCATTCTCCACTACACTTAGAGAACGTATTGGCCATCATGTCTATGGAGAAATGTGGGCAAGGAGAATAAAAGTTGCCTTGGATGAAAACGATCTACTGAAGCGCCCTATACATATCATCTCAGCCAATCTTCACTCAGTAGTCAATACGGTATATGGATTTCAGCTACTCAATCTGAAAGATTACCAAGCCTTGGAAAATGTGGTTATGGATATTTCTGTCAAAGCCAAAAACAATAAGGGCACAGCGATAGAAAAATATGCCGCACAGCACGGGTTTATCAATCTGCCAGATGAATCGGGGACGAACATTGGTGCCCAGATTATAGATACTGCGCTACTCGAAAAGGATGAGCTGATTCCTGGAGTGAAGTTGCCAAAGGAGAAAGAGAAAAGACCCGTTTTCGTGGTGATGGATTATGCTTTTGGGGAGCAGGCATACGAATGCTTTGATGAGCTGCTGAAGCCTTACAATAAAGAAGACAAATCCATCCCCCTCGATGTGGTCTCTACTTCCATCATGGGAAAAGCAGGGATACTTTACGGGGGAAAAGGTGACCTGATGATCCCCAATGCGCACGTGTTTGAAGGTACTGCGGATAACTATCCTTTCAAGAATGAACTCAAAATGAGTGACTTTGAAGGATTTGGCTTAGGCGTATATTCTGGAACCATGATTTCTGTTCTGGGCACATCGTTACAGAATAAGGATATTCTTACATACTTTATGGAATCTTCCTGGAACGCCGTAGGGCTGGAGATGGAGGGTGCCCACTATCAGAAAGCCATTCAGTCTGCCTCCAAAATACGCCGATCTATCAGATCAAATGTAAAAGTGCTATATGCATATTATGCTTCGGACAATCCGCTGGAAACAGGAAGTACCTTGGCTTCAGGAGCGCTGGGAATGGAAGGAGTGAGGCCTACTTACCTGATCACTTATAAGATTTTGGAAAAGCTTTTTGGATAA
- a CDS encoding peptidoglycan-binding domain-containing protein, whose translation MHNIKLKSWGSSVSFLQELLGKLGYKISNTGYFDLETDEAVKDFQMKNHMEKTYLKPEICISNSIAAINCFKISHSIAINAFITKPNV comes from the coding sequence ATGCACAACATCAAGCTGAAATCCTGGGGATCATCTGTCTCATTCTTACAAGAATTACTAGGTAAATTGGGATATAAAATATCCAACACTGGATATTTCGACCTTGAAACAGATGAAGCCGTGAAAGATTTTCAGATGAAAAACCATATGGAGAAAACATACCTTAAACCCGAAATATGCATTAGCAATTCTATTGCAGCCATTAATTGCTTCAAAATCAGTCATTCGATTGCAATTAATGCCTTCATAACGAAGCCCAATGTATAA
- a CDS encoding LTA synthase family protein produces MSLIFSFLMILLRLTELILIFRTQVIQLSIKDVILFSLFEDLNWVLYFLGLLFIFHIINSLLSLGLAKRFTQIWLVLALLIHITLIFYFLKTLQPLGKDLFGYSLKDIILTVQSSGQLNLISVITGVVICTAVFLLFNLANKYLAFGLKTTLVLSIAMYWFLILVYFIPLKDPDHLNEAKANIQLNKSKHLSEQAFDFLMYKNEYYFDFYLREVKDGLFVKKEYTDPSYPFLYSADYPDVLSPYFDSLSSPPDIVFVLIESLGKAYSGKDAYLGSFTPFLDSLEQHSLVWTNGLSSTGRTFGLLSGIFAGLPYGERGFLELYDDFPHHNSLISVLNTNGYTSSFFIGSDINFDHEREFLEYAGVDHLTDIRGFESKYKKIPSFSNGFSWGYGDKELFAQGLSLFPRRDGKPQLGIFQTITSHDPYVVPEPEAYSQKFEHHLENYLHLSETEKKDYRPYKNIYQTILYADDAIRDFVTSYSAKPEFANTIFVFTGDHRLPEIPMASRLDRFHVPLIIYSPLISRPAYFKGLVSHFEVTPSLLAMMQAQVGVEIPDEKIWMGQTLDTSRVFQSNIVMPLMRNKSQLIEFLNGEYFLSDDQLFIITDGMNIDPIEDQNLRNKMTGEFEDFKNKNNYIIQTRKLMPGT; encoded by the coding sequence ATGTCCCTGATCTTCTCATTTTTGATGATTTTACTGAGGCTAACCGAATTGATTTTGATCTTCCGGACGCAGGTGATCCAGTTGAGTATCAAAGATGTGATACTCTTCAGTCTTTTTGAGGATCTAAACTGGGTTCTGTATTTCCTAGGCTTACTATTTATATTTCATATCATCAACAGCCTATTGTCACTGGGGTTGGCCAAACGCTTCACCCAAATCTGGCTAGTCCTAGCACTTTTGATACACATTACACTTATCTTCTATTTCCTCAAAACACTTCAGCCTCTGGGCAAAGATCTATTTGGGTATAGCTTAAAGGATATAATCCTTACAGTACAATCTTCCGGTCAGCTGAATTTAATTTCCGTCATTACAGGTGTAGTGATTTGTACAGCTGTATTCCTATTGTTCAATCTGGCAAATAAATACCTGGCATTTGGGCTGAAGACCACATTGGTTCTCAGCATTGCCATGTATTGGTTTTTGATACTTGTGTATTTTATTCCCTTAAAAGATCCTGATCACTTAAATGAAGCTAAAGCAAATATCCAGCTAAACAAATCAAAACACCTATCAGAGCAGGCATTTGACTTCCTGATGTATAAAAATGAGTATTATTTTGATTTTTATCTGAGAGAGGTGAAAGATGGACTCTTTGTAAAAAAGGAATACACTGATCCATCCTACCCTTTTTTATATTCCGCTGATTATCCTGATGTACTCAGTCCTTATTTTGATAGTCTATCATCACCGCCAGATATAGTTTTTGTACTGATAGAAAGCCTAGGGAAAGCCTATTCAGGCAAGGACGCTTACTTGGGCAGCTTCACTCCTTTTCTTGACTCTCTGGAGCAACACAGTCTTGTATGGACAAATGGCCTCTCATCCACAGGGAGGACATTCGGATTGCTGTCAGGGATATTTGCAGGGCTACCTTATGGAGAAAGAGGTTTTTTGGAGCTTTATGATGATTTTCCCCACCACAACAGTCTCATTAGTGTGTTGAATACCAATGGTTATACATCTAGTTTCTTTATAGGTTCAGATATCAATTTTGATCATGAGAGGGAGTTCTTGGAATATGCCGGTGTGGATCATTTGACGGACATCCGAGGTTTTGAATCAAAGTATAAAAAAATACCATCTTTTTCTAATGGTTTCAGTTGGGGCTATGGTGACAAGGAGCTGTTTGCGCAAGGGCTCTCTTTATTTCCCAGAAGAGATGGGAAACCACAGTTGGGTATCTTTCAAACCATCACATCCCACGATCCATATGTGGTTCCTGAGCCTGAAGCTTATTCACAGAAGTTTGAGCATCACTTGGAAAACTATCTTCATCTATCTGAGACTGAAAAAAAAGACTATAGACCCTATAAAAACATATACCAGACAATTCTGTATGCTGATGATGCTATAAGGGATTTTGTCACTTCTTACAGTGCGAAACCTGAGTTCGCCAATACCATCTTTGTGTTTACAGGAGATCACCGCCTACCGGAAATACCTATGGCTTCCCGCTTGGATAGGTTTCATGTGCCTTTGATTATCTATTCGCCCCTGATCAGCAGGCCTGCCTACTTCAAGGGGTTGGTAAGCCATTTTGAAGTGACTCCTTCACTTCTGGCGATGATGCAGGCGCAGGTTGGTGTAGAGATACCAGATGAGAAAATATGGATGGGACAAACCCTGGATACTTCGCGTGTTTTTCAGTCAAATATCGTGATGCCACTCATGCGCAATAAAAGTCAGTTGATTGAATTCCTAAATGGAGAATACTTCCTTTCGGATGACCAGTTATTTATCATTACTGACGGCATGAATATAGATCCCATTGAGGATCAGAACCTCAGGAATAAAATGACTGGGGAATTTGAAGATTTCAAGAACAAAAACAATTACATTATCCAGACAAGAAAATTAATGCCAGGGACTTAA
- a CDS encoding glycosyltransferase family 2 protein has product MILSALEMRDHRRRNRFSDYEDIITSPMAPGVSILAPAYNEGQTIVQNVKSLLSLHYGKFEVIIINDGSKDDTLAKLISAFELEVTDFAYHQEIAANPVRGIYKSKNRSYSRLIVIDKENGGKADALNAGINVSSKELLACIDVDCILSHESLTRMVRPFMEETNRKVIAVGGVIGIANNCDVQDGTVTKYRVPTTLLGRFQVIEYCRAFLMGRMAWTRVNGLMLISGAFGFFNRELVIEVGGYFPKTVGEDMELVVRMRRYMEERNIPYKVGFVPDPLCWTEVPENEEILSRQRNRWIRGTIETLQLHRVIRFNPNYNIMGMLSYPYWNVFEKMAPVLELMGLIYTLILIIIGDFSAFYFIALFIVLYLLSLLVSSFSILYEQISYNNYKDRKDLNKLILTILLEPLFIHPKIVYWGLGGHWDFIKGKGGWGQMIRTGFKKSEDKKSIEPTDLNP; this is encoded by the coding sequence ATGATCCTCAGCGCATTGGAGATGCGCGACCATAGAAGAAGAAATAGATTTTCAGATTATGAGGATATTATTACCTCGCCTATGGCACCAGGCGTTTCTATTTTGGCTCCGGCATATAATGAGGGACAGACTATTGTGCAGAATGTCAAGAGCTTGCTTTCTCTTCACTATGGGAAATTTGAAGTAATCATCATCAATGACGGCTCAAAGGATGACACACTTGCGAAATTGATTTCTGCTTTTGAATTGGAAGTCACGGATTTCGCCTATCATCAGGAAATAGCAGCAAACCCTGTTCGGGGCATCTATAAATCAAAAAACCGTTCGTACAGTAGGCTGATCGTTATTGACAAAGAGAATGGGGGCAAGGCAGATGCGCTCAATGCAGGCATCAATGTCTCCTCAAAAGAACTACTTGCATGTATTGATGTGGACTGCATACTATCCCATGAGTCACTGACCAGGATGGTCAGGCCTTTTATGGAGGAGACCAACAGGAAAGTAATAGCGGTAGGAGGAGTAATAGGAATTGCCAACAACTGTGATGTTCAGGATGGTACGGTGACCAAGTATAGAGTTCCTACTACACTGCTAGGAAGGTTTCAGGTGATCGAATACTGTAGGGCATTTTTGATGGGTAGGATGGCTTGGACTCGGGTGAATGGGCTAATGTTGATTTCAGGTGCGTTTGGGTTTTTCAATAGGGAATTGGTAATAGAAGTAGGAGGGTATTTTCCCAAGACAGTAGGAGAGGACATGGAGCTGGTGGTCCGTATGCGGCGATACATGGAAGAGCGCAATATCCCATATAAAGTTGGATTTGTGCCTGACCCCCTATGCTGGACAGAAGTACCGGAAAACGAGGAAATACTATCCCGACAACGTAACCGATGGATCCGGGGAACTATAGAAACCCTCCAGCTACACCGGGTCATTCGCTTCAATCCAAACTACAACATCATGGGGATGCTGTCATATCCCTACTGGAATGTCTTTGAGAAAATGGCACCTGTCCTGGAACTTATGGGACTGATATACACCTTGATTCTCATCATCATAGGTGACTTCTCTGCGTTCTATTTTATTGCGTTGTTTATTGTACTTTATTTGCTTTCACTTTTGGTTTCTTCTTTTAGCATTCTATATGAACAGATATCCTATAACAATTACAAGGACAGGAAGGATCTGAACAAACTCATCCTCACTATACTTCTAGAACCACTGTTTATCCATCCTAAGATTGTTTATTGGGGACTAGGTGGACACTGGGATTTTATTAAAGGCAAAGGTGGATGGGGCCAGATGATCCGTACTGGTTTTAAGAAATCTGAAGATAAAAAAAGCATTGAGCCCACTGATTTAAACCCCTGA
- a CDS encoding YaiO family outer membrane beta-barrel protein, with protein MKKALILLITSLAFSLDIKAQDSFDPDELLLDARTLILDGKYAEGRKIAFRALSKYPDYADILILVGRSYAWEGKNDSASIYLERAIIASPGYEDGYAAYLDNLSWADQYDKADEVLAKAKENLGSPLPDLLRYKESRLLYYKEEYNAAYEIAEELFEKKYKNEDLLDYMQTLRRLKSNNAVGATYDYDSFLGDISPWNTISIYGRTRTNLTGTLIGRVTQSSRFDDNGTLFELDAYPSLGEKAYAYLNVGGSSASFFPNFRLGVSAFYNLPKAWEVEAGYRYLKFSDPTHIYTASLGKYVGNWWLNLRGNLIPGTGNSIGTSANLQARYYFKTGEDFFSLQLSTGVSPDEETRDPTQLLNSYRARAGYQQLVTQRFMIYGFAGYSRDELGPDRYRDNLNLSLGVEYRF; from the coding sequence ATGAAAAAAGCCCTCATCCTACTCATTACTAGTTTGGCTTTTTCTCTTGACATCAAAGCTCAGGATTCCTTTGATCCGGATGAATTATTGCTGGATGCCAGAACGCTGATTCTCGATGGAAAATATGCTGAAGGCAGAAAAATCGCGTTTCGGGCACTTTCAAAATACCCCGATTACGCTGATATTTTGATCCTAGTAGGGCGGAGTTATGCCTGGGAAGGCAAAAATGATTCCGCCTCTATTTATCTGGAGCGTGCCATTATAGCTTCCCCTGGCTATGAAGACGGGTATGCCGCCTATTTGGATAATTTATCCTGGGCTGACCAATACGATAAGGCAGATGAAGTTTTGGCTAAAGCAAAAGAAAACCTAGGCTCCCCACTTCCTGATTTGCTCAGATATAAAGAATCCAGATTACTGTATTACAAAGAAGAATACAATGCAGCCTATGAAATAGCTGAAGAACTTTTTGAAAAGAAATATAAGAATGAAGATCTACTGGATTATATGCAGACTTTGCGCCGCCTCAAAAGTAACAATGCAGTAGGTGCCACGTATGATTATGATTCATTTCTGGGAGATATATCCCCATGGAATACTATTTCTATTTATGGCAGAACCCGGACTAATCTGACCGGAACCCTGATAGGAAGGGTGACCCAATCGTCCCGATTTGATGATAATGGAACTCTTTTCGAGCTGGATGCCTACCCTTCCTTAGGAGAAAAGGCCTATGCTTACCTGAACGTAGGAGGCTCATCAGCCAGCTTTTTCCCCAACTTCCGACTAGGGGTCTCTGCCTTTTATAATTTACCTAAAGCATGGGAAGTCGAAGCAGGGTATAGGTATCTCAAATTTTCGGATCCCACCCATATTTATACTGCCTCTCTAGGAAAGTATGTGGGCAACTGGTGGTTGAACCTCCGGGGAAACCTGATTCCCGGCACAGGTAACAGTATCGGTACTTCAGCGAATTTGCAGGCTAGATATTATTTCAAGACAGGAGAGGATTTCTTTTCCTTACAGTTGAGCACGGGCGTATCACCGGACGAGGAAACCCGGGATCCTACCCAGTTGCTTAATTCATATCGAGCTAGAGCCGGATACCAACAGCTAGTCACCCAGCGTTTTATGATTTATGGCTTTGCAGGGTACAGTCGTGATGAACTAGGCCCTGATAGATATCGGGATAATCTTAATCTTTCCTTGGGGGTTGAATATAGATTTTAA
- the msrA gene encoding peptide-methionine (S)-S-oxide reductase MsrA produces MDKEFNLPVTPVAIPEKLELITLGAGCFWCVEAVFQRLNGVEKVVSGYSGGFIENPTYNAVCSGTTGHAEVIQVYFAPEIISLSELLEVFWATHDPTTLNRQGADVGPQYRSVIFYHSSEQESSAKSLKKQLNDSKVFDNPIVTEITGFTNFYPAENYHQDYYNQNGAQPYCQFVVKPKVDKLKTYFTEKLKK; encoded by the coding sequence ATGGATAAAGAATTTAACCTGCCAGTCACACCAGTAGCTATTCCGGAAAAACTGGAATTAATTACGCTTGGAGCAGGTTGTTTTTGGTGTGTAGAAGCAGTATTTCAGCGTTTGAACGGAGTCGAAAAAGTAGTTTCGGGATATTCCGGAGGTTTTATAGAGAATCCTACCTATAATGCAGTCTGCTCAGGAACTACAGGACATGCTGAAGTTATACAGGTCTATTTCGCCCCAGAAATTATAAGCTTGTCAGAGCTTTTGGAGGTTTTTTGGGCGACTCATGACCCCACTACCTTAAATAGGCAAGGAGCAGACGTAGGCCCGCAATATAGGTCTGTAATATTTTACCATAGTTCTGAACAGGAAAGTTCGGCAAAAAGCCTTAAAAAGCAACTCAACGACTCCAAGGTTTTTGACAATCCGATTGTCACTGAGATAACCGGGTTTACTAATTTTTATCCTGCAGAAAATTATCATCAGGATTATTATAATCAAAATGGTGCACAGCCCTATTGCCAGTTCGTAGTGAAACCTAAAGTGGATAAATTAAAGACCTACTTTACGGAAAAGCTGAAGAAATAA
- a CDS encoding class I SAM-dependent methyltransferase produces MGKSDLLLELYSNLSTTGALTFSSKALVNKMLSHADFKGAKLVVELGGGDGSITQGIVERLDPDAELLVFEISKSFCDTMEDLFPQENVRIINDSAENIANYLDGRKVDYVLSSLPFSFIAQEVKDQILIQSKSALTHNGFFIQICYSFMLRNLFKKYFNDVNTSFTLKNLPPAFVMVCR; encoded by the coding sequence ATGGGTAAATCAGATTTGTTGTTGGAGTTGTATTCTAACTTGAGCACCACAGGGGCATTGACTTTCAGTTCTAAAGCTCTAGTAAATAAAATGTTGTCACATGCAGATTTTAAAGGAGCAAAGTTAGTTGTGGAACTAGGAGGTGGGGATGGAAGCATTACCCAGGGCATAGTGGAGAGATTAGACCCTGATGCTGAGCTTCTGGTATTTGAAATAAGCAAATCATTCTGCGATACCATGGAAGATCTCTTTCCCCAGGAAAATGTCAGGATCATTAATGATTCCGCTGAAAATATAGCCAATTACTTAGATGGAAGAAAAGTGGATTACGTCCTATCCAGTCTTCCGTTTAGCTTTATTGCGCAAGAGGTGAAAGATCAGATACTCATCCAAAGCAAGTCTGCATTGACCCACAACGGTTTCTTTATTCAGATATGCTATTCTTTTATGCTGAGAAATTTATTCAAAAAGTATTTTAATGATGTAAATACCAGCTTCACCCTGAAAAACCTTCCTCCTGCCTTCGTGATGGTCTGCAGGTAA